CTTTCCTTGATATGATAGGGGACTTTTTAGGCTTATGGGATTATCGATATGAGGTATTACCTTTCACTCATAATTATTTTCCTTGGGACCTCATTGTATTACCGATTTCCATGATGACTTTTATTCAAATAAAGCCTCACGTTCGTCCCATTACAAAAGCCATTATTTATGCAGCCATTGCCTCTTTTGTAGGACTTCCTTTACTTACTTGGCTTGGTGTCTATAAACCCTTGCAGTGGAAATACATCTACTCATTTCCTATCTTAATTCTTATTTATATGGCGGCCTCTTACATTGCTTCTCGAGAAAAATTTAAAGAATTATAAAAGATGACGGTATCCTAAAAGAGCACCTTCTATATATCCCTTTACGTATAAATTCTCTTTACTTATCCATTCTAAAAATAAAACGTTTTGAAAAAGGAGGATACAATGAATTTTATATGGCAATCCGCCATTCTTATTTTAGCTGGTATTTTTTTATTACGAATTGCTGGAAGAAAATCGATTTCGCAAATGACACTACCTCAAACTGTCGTCATGATTTCTCTAGGTACAATTATTGTTCAACCCATTGTGG
The DNA window shown above is from Priestia filamentosa and carries:
- a CDS encoding CBO0543 family protein; protein product: MLFSWRWWFGFLLMVLFIGFWIKFRKKESTHRLLYTGLFIAIFSSFLDMIGDFLGLWDYRYEVLPFTHNYFPWDLIVLPISMMTFIQIKPHVRPITKAIIYAAIASFVGLPLLTWLGVYKPLQWKYIYSFPILILIYMAASYIASREKFKEL